In Centroberyx gerrardi isolate f3 chromosome 20, fCenGer3.hap1.cur.20231027, whole genome shotgun sequence, a genomic segment contains:
- the LOC139917761 gene encoding uncharacterized protein LOC139917761, whose protein sequence is MWIIKLFIWIALCFTITSASLPLKYSATELLRLRSHLRTPPALLALGRDILKRPRYVHRGSCRNFHYAQHNSNTNIRSFWSTEPRPPRTATRTVNHSVLSPLPKAATYAALDCLKLALFNVRSLTSKALLVNELIMDRKLDFLCLTETWQQPNDFSQLNEAVPPGFAYISIPRATGRGGGLAVLYRENIKVSAVTVPHHSSFECLAVKLTGSKPIIIVTIYRPPKPSAVFLTQFSSLLTSVCAMSPTVILLGDLNIHIDDPSSVFANDFTSLLDCLGITQHVHFPTHNKGHILDLICCTGITPCNLADAEFPISDHKVVLFEVYAPPFKVKEQRTITFRNIKHINPTDLTTLINSYPSPPPSSSPANLVSHYNDCLSSSLDALAPLKTRTVSFAHTAPWYTADLRQLKTTGRRLERLCKKTGLSVHIEIYAEHLRHYKNALSTAKSSYYSNLISTGKGNTRALFSTVSHLLQPPRTLPPNISSDHCTAFLQFFNTKINTIHLQLASSCTSPGDPPWMVTTGQPLISSLSNFTLATEHTISELILKAKSTTCQLDPLPTTLVKACLPSISPMITKIINSSLTSGTVPPTLKMAAITPTLKKPGADPADLNHYRPISNLPFISKTLEKVVAAQLQSHLDSNNLHELFQSGFRPKHSTETALVKITNDLLRAADSGLLTILILLDLSAAFDTISHPLLLERLADIGITGVALSWFSSYLTDRQQYVQLGNHRSRCSAVPLGVPQGSVLGPLLFIIYLLPLGTILRHHGVHFHCYADDTQVYISTKPTTALPPTPLTTCLQDIRSWLSRNFLKLNGSKTEALLIGSKTTLSKAQNTEALNIIIDGFPVPLSSQVKSLGVILDNTLSFAPHIKNITRTAFFHLRNISRLRPSLSQSSTEVLVHAFVTSRIDYCNAVLSGLPTKLLNRLQIIQNSAARIITRTKSSDHITPILIQLHWLPVQYRIDYKNLLLTFKALHNLAPTYLSDLLQDYIPSRSLRSSSAGLLTIPTSRLSTMGARAFSCTAPRLWNSLPPHIRQSATITSFKSHLKTHLFKLAYSL, encoded by the coding sequence ATGTGGATtatcaaactcttcatatgGATCGCTCTGTGTTTCACCATCACGAGCGCCTCCCTGCCACTGAAATACTCTGCAACGGAGCTGCTGCGTCTCCGATCCCACCTCAGGACCCCTCCAGCTCTGCTTGCCCTTGGTCGTGACATTCTCAAACGACCAAGATATGTACATCGTGGATCTTGTCGGAACTTTCACTACGCACAACataacagcaacacaaacattCGCTCTTTTTGGTCCACtgagccccgcccccctcgcACTGCCACCCGTACTGTTAATCACAGTGTGTTATCCCCCCTGCCCAAGGCAGCCACCTATGCGGCACTTGACTGTTTAAAACTGGCTCTTTTTAATGTTCGATCTCTTACCAGTAAGGCCCTGCTGGTTAATGAGCTTATCATGGACAGAAAGCTTGACTTCTTATGCCTCACTGAGACCTGGCAACAGCCAAATGACTTCTCCCAGCTTAACGAAGCTGTCCCACCGGGCTTTGCCTATATTAGCATACCCCGTGCTACCGGGAGGGGGGGTGGTCTTGCTGTGCTCTACCGTGAGAACATCAAAGTCAGTGCTGTCACTGTCCCCCATCACTCCTCTTTTGAATGTTTAGCTGTAAAACTCACAGGTTCTAAACCCATCATTATTGTTACCATCTACAGACCACCAAAGccctctgctgtctttctcaCTCAATTTTCATCGTTATTAACATCTGTATGTGCTATGTCCCCTACTGTTATTCTCCTGGGTGACTTAAACATCCACATCGACGACCCTTCCAGTGTTTTTGCAAACGATTTCACTTCACTCCTTGACTGTCTGGGTATCACACAACATGTTCATTTCCCAACACATAACAAAGGTCACATACTTGACTTAATCTGCTGCACTGGTATCACTCCCTGTAACCTCGCTGATGCCGAGTTCCCCATCTCCGACCACAAAGTTGTGCTCTTTGAGGTTTACGCCCCCCCGTTCAAAGTAAAAGAGCAACGGACCATCACCTTCAGAAACATTAAACACATCAACCCCACAGATCTCACCACCCTCATTAACTCCTACCCCAGCcctcccccatcctcctcccctGCTAACTTGGTGAGTCACTACAAtgactgtctctcctcttcccttgaCGCCCTGGCCCCCCTGAAAACCCGCACAGTCTCCTTTGCCCACACCGCTCCCTGGTACACTGCTGACCTTCGCCAGCTTAAAACCACTGGTCGTCGACTCGAGCGGCTGTGCAAAAAGACCGGACTCTCAGTGCACATCGAAATCTACGCTGAACACCTACGCCACTACAAGAACGCCCTCTCCACTGCCAAATCCTCGTACTATTCCAACCTCATCAGTACTGGTAAAGGCAACACTAGAGCCCTCTTCTCGACAGTCAGCCACCTACTTCAGCCTCCTAGAACCCTCCCTCCAAATATCTCCTCTGATCACTGCACTGCCTTTCTGCAATTCTTCAACACCAAAATCAATACCATCCACCTACAGCTGGCCTCGTCTTGCACTTCCCCAGGGGACCCACCCTGGATGGTTACCACGGGCCAACCACTCATCAGCTCCCTCTCCAACTTCACCCTAGCAACGGAACACACCATCTCTGAGCTCATCCTTAAAGCCAAATCCACTACCTGTCAGCTTGATCCCCTCCCCACTACCCTCGTCAAAGCCTGTCTGCCATCCATTTCCCCCATGATCACAAAAATAATTaactcctccctcacctctggAACTGTCCCCCCCactctcaaaatggctgctatTACACCCACCCTCAAAAAACCCGGTGCTGATCCAGCTGACCTGAACCACTACAGGCCCATCTCCAACCTTCCCTTCATCTCCAAAACTCTTGAGAAGGTGGTCGCCGCTCAACTTCAGTCCCACCTTGACTCAAACAACCTCCATGAACTCTTCCAATCTGGTTTTCGCCCCAAACACAGTACTGAAACAGCCCTGGTTAAAATCACCAACGACCTCCTCCGTGCAGCTGACTCTGGACTGCTTACCATCCTTATCCTCCTTGACCTCAGTGCTGCCTTCGACACCATCTCCCACCCACTACTCCTTGAGCGCCTGGCTGACATTGGGATTACTGGTGTTGCACTCTCCTGGTTCTCGTCCTATCTCACCGACAGACAACAGTATGTCCAACTGGGGAACCATAGGTCAAGGTGTTCTGCTGTTCCACTGGGTGTCCCTCAGGGGTCAGTACTCGGTCCACTCCTATTCATCATCTACCTCCTTCCCCTGGGCACAATCCTCCGTCACCATGGTGTCCACTTCCATTGCTACGCCGATGATACTCAGGTCTACATCTCCACTAAACCCACCACTGCCcttcctcccacccccctcaccaccTGCCTCCAGGACATCAGGAGCTGGTTGAGCAGGAACTTTCTGAAGCTCAATGGCAGCAAGACTGAGGCCCTGCTCATCGGCTCCAAAACCACCCTATCCAAAGCCCAAAACACCGAAGCTCTAAACATCATCATTGATGGCTTCCCTGTACCCCTCTCCAGCCAAGTTAAGAGCCTCGGTGTCATTCTGGACAACACCCTTTCCTTTGCACCtcacataaaaaacatcaccCGGACTGCTTTCTTCCACCTCCGCAACATTTCCAGACTCCGCCCATCCCTGTCTCAATCCAGCACTGAAGTCTTGGTCCACGCATTTGTCACATCCCGGATTGACTACTGTAATGCTGTTCTCTCTGGCCTTCCCACCAAACTGCTCAACCGGCTTCAAATCATTCAGAACTCGGCTGCCCGGATCATTACTCGCACCAAATCATCCGACCACATCACCCCCATTCTCATCCAactacactggctccctgtccaATATCGAATTGACTACAAAAACCTCCTGCTCACCTTCAAAGCCCTCCACAACCTAGCCCCCACTTATCTCTCTGACCTCCTCCAGGACTACATCCCCTCCCGCTCCCTGCGCTCATCCTCAGCTGGTCTCCTGACCATCCCCACCTCCCGCCTCAGCACCATGGGTGCCAGGGCTTTCAGCTGCACTGCTCCCAGGCTCTGGAACTCCCTGCCCCCACACATTCGACAGTCTGCTACCATAACATCATTCAAATCCCACCTCAAAACTCACCTGTTCAAACTGGCCTACTCATTGTAA